The Glycine max cultivar Williams 82 chromosome 12, Glycine_max_v4.0, whole genome shotgun sequence genome window below encodes:
- the LOC100776728 gene encoding germin-like protein 9-3, with protein MSNSTTLKVVSVVISAFAIVQMALAGDPDILSDFIGPINGMIPDGNFFTYTGFRVLVGQNSPPSTFKVLKATMAEFPALNGQSVSYAVLQFPANTINPPHTHPRSAELLFVAQGSLQVGFVDTTNKLFTQSLQAGDMFVFPKGLVHFQHNADASKPALAISSFASANSGTVSLPNTLFNTSIDDTVLALSFKTNVATIQTLKKGFAP; from the coding sequence ATGTCTAATTCCACCACCTTGAAAGTTGTCTCAGTTGTCATATCAGCTTTTGCCATCGTGCAAATGGCACTTGCGGGTGACCCAGACATTCTGAGTGACTTCATAGGCCCAATAAATGGCATGATACCAGATGGGAACTTTTTCACCTACACAGGCTTCCGTGTCCTGGTAGGTCAAAACTCACCACCCTCAACTTTCAAAGTATTGAAAGCAACCATGGCAGAGTTTCCAGCACTGAACGGACAAAGTGTGTCTTATGCTGTTCTTCAGTTCCCAGCAAATACCATCAACCCACCCCACACTCACCCTCGTTCTGCAGAGCTTCTTTTTGTTGCACAAGGTTCTCTTCAAGTAGGGTTTGTGGACACCACCAACAAGCTCTTCACGCAGAGCCTTCAAGCTGGGGACATGTTTGTCTTCCCAAAGGGTCTTGTTCACTTCCAACACAACGCCGATGCTAGTAAGCCTGCTCTTGCTATTTCGTCCTTTGCTAGTGCCAACTCCGGCACGGTTTCTCTTCCCAACACGCTCTTCAACACCTCCATTGATGACACTGTCTTAGCTTTGTCCTTCAAGACTAACGTTGCCACCATTCAGACTTTGAAGAAAGGCTTTGCTCCTTAA
- the LOC100777267 gene encoding germin-like protein 9-3 — MSKYSSTLKLLYLVILSAFAIVQVTMASDPDILIDYKLREWVNPDRKFFTFTGFHVLVGQNPSPSTFKVSKASMVEFPALNGQSVSYAVLQFPGGNVNPPHTHPRSSEVGFVDTTTNKLCTQSLQIGDVLVFPSGLAHFQHNVDAKNPALAISAFGSANAGTVSLPNTFFNTSIDDTVLALAFKTDVATIRNLKKGLAS, encoded by the exons ATGTCTAAATATTCCTCTACCTTGAAACTTCTCTATTTGGTTATCCTATCAGCTTTTGCCATCGTGCAAGTAACAATGGCCAGCGACCCAGACATTCTCATTGACTACAAACTAAGGGAATGGGTG AACCCAGATAGGAAATTCTTCACCTTCACGGGCTTTCATGTCCTCGTTGGTCAAAACCCTTCACCCTCAACCTTTAAGGTGTCGAAAGCGAGCATGGTAGAGTTTCCTGCTCTGAATGGACAAAGTGTGTCTTATGCTGTCCTTCAGTTCCCAGGTGGGAATGTCAACCCACCCCACACTCACCCTCGTTCTTCTGAAGTAGGGTTTGTCGACACAACCACCAACAAGCTCTGCACGCAGAGCCTTCAAATCGGGGATGTGTTAGTTTTCCCCAGTGGTCTTGCCCACTTCCAACACAATGTCGATGCAAAGAATCCTGCTCTTGCTATTTCGGCCTTTGGTAGTGCTAATGCTGGCACGGTTTCTCTTCCTAACACGTTTTTTAACACGTCTATTGATGACACTGTCTTGGCTTTGGCCTTCAAGACCGATGTTGCCACCATTCGAAATTTGAAGAAAGGTTTGGCTTCCTAG